The proteins below are encoded in one region of Sminthopsis crassicaudata isolate SCR6 chromosome 1, ASM4859323v1, whole genome shotgun sequence:
- the OPLAH gene encoding 5-oxoprolinase isoform X1, producing the protein MSLLNNYAELRSEIERLVQENEELKKLVKLIRENHELKSALKSPGGSATLLNCGILMTSADSTTQIPKRRTIKFKDSQREAVEEAQAQLTLAYKPCLSASDLMTSPGNTAFKNSMEGKFQFAIDRGGTFTDVFAQCPGGRVRVLKLLSEDPANYHDAPMEGIRRILEQECGVALPRDQPLDTSRIAWIRMGTTVATNALLERQGERMALLVTRGFKDLLYIGNQARRDLFDLAVSMPQVLYEEVVEVDERVVLYHREPGAGTPIKGSTGDLLEVQRPLDLEGLREKLEGLLARGIWSLAVVLMHSYMWAQHEQQVGVLARELGFTHVSLSSEVMPMVRIVPRGHTACADAYLTPTIHRYLQGFCKGFQGHLKDVQVLFMRSDGGLVPMTSFSGSRAVLSGPAGGVVGYAVTTYCAEGRHPVIGFDMGGTSTDVSRFAGDYEHVFEASTAGVTIQAPQLDINTVAAGGGSRLFFRSGLFVVGPESAGAHPGPACYRKGGPLTVTDANLVLGRLLPSSFPCIFGPGEDQPISKEASKKALDNVTVQVNNFLVKGSNGVDPLTPEEVAMGFIRVANEAMCRPIRALTQARGHDPSVHILACFGGAGGQHACAIARSLGMDTVHIHRHSGLLSALGLALADVVHEAQEPCSLLYTPETFPQIDQRLSRLDEQCVEALQAQGFPRSQIYTERFLHLRYQGTDCAIMVSARRHPPTSHSPREGDFGAAFTERYLQEFGFIIPDRPVLVDDVRVRGMGRSGLRPEYPPQAQNGPPRVDRVTQCYFEGGYQDTPVYQLGELGQGHRLPGPCLIIDSNSTILVEPGCHAEVTKAGDIRITVGAQSPTTVSSHLDPIQLSIFSHRFMSIAEQMGRILQRTAISTNIKERLDFSCALFGPDGGLVSNAPHIPVHLGAMQETVQFQISHLGEDLQPGDVILSNHPRAGGSHLPDLTVITPVFWPGQPRPVFYVASRGHHADIGGITPGSMPPHSTALQQEGAVFLSFKLVQRGVFQEEAVTEVLRAPGKIPGCSGTRNLHDNLSDLRAQVAANQKGIQLVGELIGQYGLDVVQAYMAHIQANAELAVREMLRAFGEARQAQGLPLEVSAQDHMDDGSPIHLLVKLNPVQGSAIFDFSGTGPEVFGNLNAPRAITLSALIYCLRCLVGQDIPLNQGCLAPVQVVIPQGSILDPSPDAAVVGGNVLTSQRVVDVILAAFGACAASQGCMNNVTLGNAHMGYYETVAGGAGAGPGWHGRSGVHSHMTNTRITDPEILESRYPVILRRFELREGSGGKGRFRGGDGVIRELLFREEAVLSVLTERRAFRPYGLLGGEPGAPGLNLLIRKDGRTISLGGKTSVTVYPGDAFCLKTPGGGGYGDPEEPAPAPGSPPHSTCFPERGSVYEYRQAQEGV; encoded by the exons AAGCGGTGGAAGAAGCCCAAGCCCAGCTGACCCTAGCCTACAAGCCTTGCCTGTCCGCCAGCGACTTAATGACCAGTCCCGGGAACACCGCCTTCAAGAACAGCATGGAGGGCAAGTTTCAGTTCGCCATCGATCGGGGCGGCACCTTTACGGACGTATTTGCCCAGTGCCCCGGCGGCCGCGTGCGGGTACTTAAGCTGCTGTCCGAGGACCCAGCCAATTACCACGATGCCCCGATGGAGGGCATCCGACGCATCCTGGAGCAG GAGTGTGGTGTGGCACTACCCAGGGATCAGCCCCTGGACACCAGCCGCATTGCCTGGATCCGCATGGGCACAACTGTGGCCACCAACGCACTACTGGAGCGCCAAGGAGAGCGAATGGCGCTGCTGGTCACCCGAGGCTTCAAAGACTTGCTCTACATCGGGAACCAGGCCCGAAGGGATCTCTTTGATCTG GCAGTGTCCATGCCGCAGGTCCTGTATGAAGAGGTGGTGGAAGTGGATGAGCGCGTGGTGCTGTATCACAGGGAGCCGGGGGCTGGGACTCCCATCAAAG GCTCAACAGGGGACCTTCTGGAAGTGCAGCGACCCTTGGACCTAGAAGGCTTACGGGAAAAGCTGGAGGGCCTGCTGGCCCGGGGCATCTGGAGCCTGGCTGTGGTGCTCATGCATTCCTACAT GTGGGCACAACATGAGCAGCAGGTGGGTGTCCTGGCACGGGAGCTGGGCTTCACCCACGTGTCCCTGTCATCGGAGGTGATGCCCATGGTGAGAATTGTTCCCCGAGGGCACACAGCCTGTGCTGACGCCTACCTGACTCCCACCATCCACCGTTACCTGCAAGGCTTCTGCAAAGGCTTCCAGGGGCACCTGAAG GATGTACAGGTGCTCTTCATGCGCTCAGATGGGGGTCTGGTTCCCATGACATCCTTCAGTGGCTCTAGGGCTGTGCTCTCGGGCCCTGCGGGTGGTGTTGTGGGCTATGCGGTCACTACCTACTGCGCGGAAGGAAGACACCCGGTCATTGGCTTTGACATGGGCG GCACCTCCACAGACGTCAGTCGGTTTGCGGGCGACTATGAGCATGTGTTTGAGGCCAGTACTGCTGGCGTCACCATTCAGGCCCCGCAGCTGGACATCAACACCGTGGCTGCTGGAGGGGGCTCCAGGCTTTTTTTCAG GTCTGGTCTATTTGTGGTGGGTCCTGAGTCAGCTGGTGCTCATCCTGGTCCTGCTTGCTATAGAAAAG gGGGACCATTAACAGTGACAGATGCCAACTTGGTCTTAGGTCGCctacttccctcttcctttccctgcaTCTTTGGTCCGGGTGAGGACCAGCCAATCTCCAAAGAGGCTTCTAAGAAGGCCCTGGACAATGTGACGGTTCAGGTCAATAACTTTCTAGTCAAAGGCTCCAATGGGGTTGATCCACTGACACCTGAGGAAGTGGCCATGGGTTTTATACGAGTGGCCAATGAAGCCATGTGCCGTCCGATCCGTGCTCTTACCCAG GCTCGAGGCCACGATCCATCAGTACATATACTGGCATGCTTTGGGGGTGCTGGGGGACAGCATGCTTGTGCCATCGCACGCTCCTTGGGCATGGACACTGTCCACATACACAG gcaCAGCGGGCTGCTCTCAGCACTGGGGCTGGCCCTGGCAGATGTGGTACACGAGGCCCAAGAGCCTTGTTCCCTGCTATACACCCCTGAAACCTTCCCTCAGATTGACCAGCGTCTCAGCCGCCTGGATGAGCAGTGTGTGGAGGCCCTGCAGGCCCAGGGCTTCCCCAG ATCCCAGATCTATACTGAGAGGTTTCTGCACCTTCGCTACCAGGGGACAGACTGTGCTATCATGGTTTCTGCCCGGAGACACCCTCCTACCTCTCATTCACCTCGTGAAGGGGATTTTGGGGCAGCCTTCACAGAGAG GTATTTGCAGGAGTTTGGCTTCATTATCCCGGACCGGCCAGTCTTAGTGGATGACGTGCGAGTGCGAGGGATGGGCCGGAGTGGCCTTAGACCGGAGTACCCTCCCCAGGCCCAGAACGGACCGCCTCGTGTGGACAGA GTAACCCAGTGCTACTTCGAGGGAGGGTACCAGGATACTCCTGTGTACCAACTGGGAGAGTTGGGCCAGGGACACAGACTCCCAGGACCTTGCCTCATCATTGACAGCAACAG tacAATCTTGGTGGAACCAGGATGCCATGCTGAGGTGACTAAGGCAGGTGATATCCGAATCACTGTGGGAGCACAATCCCCTACTACTGTTAGTTCCCATCTTGACCCCATCCAGCTATCCATCTTCTCCCACCGTTTCATGAGCATTGCTG AGCAGATGGGGCGCATCCTGCAGCGTACAGCCATCTCTACAAACATCAAAGAACGACTGGACTTTTCCTGTGCTCTCTTTGGGCCTGATGGAGGCCTGGTCTCCAATGCACCCCACATTCCTGTGCATCTTGGTGCCATGCAAGAAACTGTGCAGTTTCAG ATCAGTCATTTGGGTGAGGATCTACAACCTGGGGATGTAATTCTGAGCAACCATCCGAGAGCAGGGGGCAGCCACCTGCCAGATCTGACAGTCATCACTCCG GTGTTCTGGCCTGGTCAGCCCCGCCCTGTGTTCTATGTGGCGAGCCGAGGGCATCATGCTGACATAGGGGGCATCACGCCAGGCTCCATGCCCCCCCACTCCACAGCGCTACAACAAGAAGGGGCTGTCTTTTTGTCCTTCAAGCTGGTTCAGAGAGGCGTCTTCCAGGAGGAGG CTGTGACAGAAGTCCTAAGAGCTCCAGGAAAGATTCCTGGCTGCAGTGGTACCCGAAATCTCCATGACAACCTGTCTGACCTCCGGGCCCAGGTGGCAGCCAATCAGAAGGGGATCCAGCTGGTAGGAGAGCTGATCGGGCAGTATGGACTAGATGTGGTGCAGGCCTACATGGCCCACATTCAG GCTAACGCAGAGCTGGCTGTCCGGGAGATGCTCCGGGCCTTTGGGGAAGCTCGGCAGGCCCAAGGGCTGCCCCTGGAGGTgagtgcccaggatcacatggatGACGGCTCTCCCATCCATCTTCTGGTGAAGCTCAATCCGGTACAG GGCAGCGCCATCTTTGACTTCAGTGGCACAGGTCCAGAGGTGTTCGGCAATCTGAATGCTCCCCGAGCCATCACACTGTCAGCTCTCATCTACTGCTTGCGTTGTTTGGTGGGCCAGGACATCCCTCTGAATCAG GGCTGTCTGGCTCCAGTTCAGGTGGTGATCCCGCAGGGCTCCATTCTGGATCCATCTCCAGATGCAGCTGTGGTTGGAGGCAACGTGCTGACCTCCCAGCGGGTAGTAGACGTCATTCTGGCTGCCTTTGGAGCCTGCGCTGCTTCTCAG GGCTGCATGAACAATGTGACTCTGGGGAATGCCCATATGGGCTACTACGAGACGGTGGCAGGGGGCGCAGGGGCAGGACCAGGCTGGCACGGGCGCAGCGGGGTCCACAGTCACATGACCAACACCCGCATCACTGACCCTGAGATCCTGGAGAGTCG GTACCCTGTGATTCTTCGTCGATTTGAGCTGCGGGAAGGCTCAGGGGGGAAGGGCCGTTTCCGAGGTGGGGATGGAGTGATAAGAGAGCTTCTTTTCCGAGAAGAAGCTGTACTATCTGTCCTGACTGAGCGCCGAGCCTTCAGACCCTATGGACTCCTTG gggGAGAACCCGGAGCCCCTGGACTTAATCTGTTAATCCGAAAAGATGGACGGACCATCAGTCTGGGGGGAAAAACATCCGTGACCGTGTATCCTGGG GATGCCTTCTGCCTGAAGACACCAGGTGGAGGTGGGTATGGGGACCCTGAGGAGCCGGCCCCTGCCCCTGGCTCCCCACCCCATTCAACCTGCTTTCCTGAACGAGGCAGCGTCTACGAGTATCGACAGGCACAAGAGGGTGTGTGA